The following proteins are encoded in a genomic region of Pseudomonadota bacterium:
- a CDS encoding helix-turn-helix transcriptional regulator — MEFTGDISDNAVLKELGSRVARYRLNSNLTQAAFAKEAGVSLRTVIRVEHGESTQTSNLIRILRALRILENFEALIPEPAMSPIQQLQLHGKSRKRASPEPDKSEAKKPWAWGDSE; from the coding sequence ATGGAATTCACAGGAGATATTTCTGATAATGCGGTTCTCAAGGAACTGGGCAGCCGTGTTGCCCGGTACCGGCTGAACAGCAATTTGACCCAGGCGGCTTTCGCCAAGGAGGCGGGCGTCTCACTGCGAACGGTCATCAGGGTCGAACACGGGGAGTCTACGCAGACATCCAATCTCATCCGGATTTTGCGGGCGCTCCGCATCCTAGAGAATTTCGAGGCCCTCATTCCCGAGCCCGCGATGAGCCCCATTCAGCAACTTCAGTTGCACGGAAAAAGCCGCAAACGCGCCTCTCCCGAACCCGACAAGTCCGAAGCCAAAAAGCCGTGGGCCTGGGGAGACAGTGAATGA
- a CDS encoding type II toxin-antitoxin system HipA family toxin, producing the protein MTVAEVRLWGRAIGAVSWNDDTKLANFEYRPEFVGSGIEVSPITMPLADRIYSFPALPRESFHGLPGLLADSLPDDFGNALINAWLAREGRDPGSFNPVERLCYTGNRGMGALEYAPSSGPSAATSERVDVKALVDLASEILTKRNQLKGSFAVPDREASLQQILRVGTSAGGARAKAIIAWNPETNEVRSGQIDAGKGFSYWLLKFDGVSGNKDKELEDPTGYGLIEYAYHKMAVAAGIAMNECRLLKENGRSHFMTRRFDRTKTGQKIHMQSLGAMEHFDFKKAGAYSYEQALRTIRKLEMSADSIEEQFRRMVFNIVGRNQDDHVKNIAFLMDKKGVWTLSPAFDVTYSYNPSGAWTSSHQMSLNGKRDDFGIDDLKACAKNASMKRGRAEEILRQVQDAVLNWMDFAEEAGVPVEVAKKIRNAQRTDILK; encoded by the coding sequence ATGACGGTTGCAGAGGTACGACTTTGGGGCAGGGCCATAGGTGCTGTCAGTTGGAATGACGATACAAAGCTCGCCAACTTCGAATATCGCCCGGAATTTGTCGGCAGCGGCATCGAAGTCTCGCCGATAACCATGCCGCTTGCTGACCGTATTTATTCGTTTCCGGCGTTGCCGCGAGAAAGTTTTCACGGATTGCCGGGCCTTCTTGCGGACTCGCTGCCGGACGATTTCGGCAATGCGCTCATAAATGCATGGCTTGCGCGGGAAGGCCGCGATCCGGGAAGCTTCAATCCGGTCGAACGCCTTTGTTACACGGGTAATCGAGGCATGGGCGCTTTGGAATATGCGCCGTCCTCAGGTCCTTCTGCCGCCACATCCGAGAGAGTGGATGTCAAAGCGCTGGTGGACCTTGCCAGCGAAATCCTCACCAAAAGGAATCAGCTTAAAGGCTCCTTTGCGGTTCCGGATCGGGAGGCCTCCCTTCAGCAAATTCTACGTGTCGGCACATCCGCTGGCGGAGCAAGGGCCAAGGCCATCATTGCCTGGAACCCGGAGACCAATGAAGTCCGCTCGGGTCAAATAGACGCTGGTAAAGGGTTTTCGTACTGGCTCCTCAAATTTGACGGTGTTTCCGGCAATAAGGACAAGGAACTCGAAGACCCCACCGGGTACGGCCTCATCGAGTATGCCTATCACAAAATGGCGGTGGCGGCCGGAATTGCCATGAATGAGTGCCGGTTACTCAAGGAAAACGGCCGTAGCCATTTTATGACCCGGCGCTTTGACCGGACGAAAACCGGGCAAAAAATCCATATGCAATCTCTCGGCGCAATGGAGCATTTCGACTTCAAAAAGGCCGGGGCCTATTCCTATGAACAAGCCTTGCGCACAATTCGTAAGCTCGAAATGTCCGCAGACAGCATTGAAGAGCAGTTCCGGCGCATGGTGTTCAATATCGTCGGTCGTAATCAGGACGACCACGTAAAGAACATAGCGTTTCTTATGGATAAAAAGGGCGTCTGGACGCTCTCGCCGGCCTTTGATGTTACCTATAGCTACAACCCCAGCGGGGCGTGGACCAGCAGCCATCAAATGTCGCTGAACGGCAAACGCGATGATTTCGGTATCGATGACCTTAAGGCTTGCGCCAAGAACGCATCGATGAAGCGGGGACGTGCAGAGGAGATTCTCAGGCAGGTTCAGGACGCCGTACTGAACTGGATGGATTTCGCCGAAGAGGCGGGGGTTCCGGTGGAAGTTGCCAAAAAGATCAGGAACGCCCAGCGCACCGATATATTGAAGTAG
- a CDS encoding YfbU family protein, with the protein MQTKTERFEMRLDQAMVDRLDAWRSQRDDVPSRAEAARRLIEIGLQQYAAKGVRISDGEKLILSMLRDLYRHLEVKGGEIDPDFVLSALVGGHYWGLAWEHGGLFHGHEDREQAVSEVVNILDMWSFLESGYARLTDDDKARIASELESLGKDVRFPGFDGNNESEHYSISRFLIDDMDRFSSFKGRDLNSHHPVLDGYRRMLLVFEPKRRTLTGGELDVSQIIAVLHARMRG; encoded by the coding sequence ATGCAGACCAAGACCGAACGGTTTGAAATGCGCCTCGACCAAGCGATGGTGGATCGCCTTGACGCTTGGCGGAGTCAGCGGGATGACGTGCCTTCAAGGGCAGAAGCCGCGCGCCGTCTCATTGAGATCGGACTCCAGCAATATGCAGCAAAAGGCGTGCGTATCAGCGATGGCGAAAAATTAATCCTCTCAATGCTTCGCGACCTTTATCGCCATCTCGAGGTAAAGGGTGGCGAAATCGACCCTGATTTCGTGCTATCTGCACTTGTAGGCGGCCACTATTGGGGTTTGGCGTGGGAGCATGGCGGCTTATTCCATGGCCATGAGGATCGTGAGCAGGCCGTATCCGAAGTCGTCAATATCCTCGATATGTGGTCGTTTCTCGAAAGCGGCTACGCGCGGCTGACAGACGACGATAAAGCGCGAATTGCCTCGGAACTAGAGTCGCTAGGTAAGGATGTTCGCTTCCCGGGTTTCGACGGCAATAATGAGTCCGAGCACTACAGTATTTCCCGGTTCTTGATTGACGACATGGATCGGTTTTCGTCATTCAAGGGTCGAGACTTGAATTCGCACCACCCGGTCCTCGATGGCTATCGGCGCATGCTGCTCGTGTTTGAGCCAAAGCGGCGCACCTTGACCGGCGGCGAGCTGGATGTTTCGCAAATTATTGCTGTACTGCATGCGCGAATGCGAGGCTGA
- a CDS encoding DUF2190 family protein produces MKNFIQNGDMISVTAPAGGIASGQGIVVGNLFGVAAFTADESEAVEIATVGVYELPKAPAIVIGQGARVAWDASAKQIDLPGTGLYPVGIATEAAGNGITTVRVRLDGVATAAT; encoded by the coding sequence ATGAAGAACTTCATTCAGAACGGCGACATGATCTCGGTGACGGCGCCCGCCGGCGGGATCGCCTCGGGCCAGGGCATCGTCGTCGGCAACTTGTTCGGCGTCGCCGCATTCACCGCCGACGAGAGTGAGGCGGTCGAGATCGCCACGGTGGGCGTTTATGAGTTGCCCAAGGCGCCGGCGATCGTGATCGGCCAGGGCGCGCGCGTCGCCTGGGACGCGAGCGCCAAGCAGATCGACCTGCCCGGCACCGGCCTCTACCCGGTCGGCATCGCCACGGAGGCCGCCGGCAACGGTATCACCACGGTGCGCGTGCGGCTCGATGGCGTGGCAACAGCGGCGACGTGA
- a CDS encoding globin-coupled sensor protein, which produces MNDYGLKERLSFMEIDEKTRATLRELLPWLKEHLPSILDQFYSHIAKYPTVARLFPDDQLKGRARTAQLQHWTLIASADFGTDYVESIRLVGQAHNRLGLEPRWYIGGYAFIITRLQQQIVTGLQKGLFKKNSRETLARYLTAVSKAALLDIDFAISVYLDEGRREKEEATKRIAEVFEKNIGAVVDAVASAATELQSTAASMSAAAEETSRQSEAGASATQQASANVQTVAAAAEELSSSITEINRQVKQSSDISSRANMEAERTNETVQGLSGAAQKIGDVVNLISEIAEQTNLLALNATIEAARAGEAGKGFAVVASEVKNLATQTAKATEEIATQITEVQGVTKDTVNAIQSIRETIKEINTIAEGISSAVGEQGAATQEIARNTQQASTGTQEASNNISSVSQAASDTGAAAQEVLRAAGQLSEQAETLRSEVDKFVEQVRAA; this is translated from the coding sequence ATGAACGACTACGGATTGAAAGAACGCCTTTCCTTCATGGAGATCGACGAGAAGACTCGCGCCACGCTGCGCGAATTGCTTCCCTGGCTGAAGGAACATTTGCCATCGATCCTCGATCAGTTTTATAGCCATATTGCAAAATACCCCACCGTCGCTCGCCTCTTCCCGGACGACCAGTTGAAAGGCCGCGCCAGAACCGCCCAGCTCCAGCACTGGACGCTGATCGCTTCGGCCGATTTCGGCACCGATTATGTCGAATCCATCCGCCTGGTCGGTCAGGCGCACAACCGCTTGGGGCTGGAGCCGAGATGGTACATCGGCGGCTATGCTTTCATCATCACGCGTCTGCAGCAGCAGATCGTGACGGGCCTTCAGAAGGGCTTGTTTAAGAAAAATAGCCGTGAAACCCTGGCGCGGTATCTCACCGCCGTCAGTAAGGCGGCGCTCCTCGACATAGACTTCGCCATTTCCGTCTACCTTGATGAAGGCCGCCGCGAGAAGGAGGAGGCCACAAAACGTATCGCCGAGGTCTTCGAAAAGAATATTGGCGCCGTCGTGGACGCGGTGGCTTCCGCCGCGACGGAATTGCAATCCACGGCCGCCTCGATGTCGGCGGCGGCCGAGGAGACCAGCCGTCAAAGCGAGGCTGGCGCTTCCGCCACCCAGCAGGCGAGCGCAAACGTCCAAACCGTCGCGGCAGCAGCCGAAGAACTTTCTTCCTCGATCACCGAGATCAATCGTCAGGTCAAGCAGTCGTCCGATATCTCGAGCCGGGCCAACATGGAAGCCGAACGCACGAACGAAACCGTCCAGGGCCTTTCCGGCGCCGCCCAGAAAATTGGCGATGTCGTCAACTTGATCAGTGAGATCGCCGAGCAAACGAATTTGCTCGCGTTGAACGCGACGATCGAGGCGGCGCGCGCTGGTGAGGCGGGAAAGGGCTTCGCGGTTGTCGCCTCCGAGGTGAAAAATCTCGCCACCCAGACGGCGAAGGCGACGGAAGAAATTGCAACCCAGATCACCGAGGTGCAGGGCGTCACGAAGGACACCGTGAACGCCATCCAAAGCATTCGCGAGACGATCAAGGAAATCAACACAATCGCGGAAGGCATCTCAAGTGCTGTCGGCGAGCAAGGTGCCGCCACCCAGGAAATCGCGCGGAACACCCAGCAGGCCTCGACCGGCACCCAGGAGGCGAGCAACAATATTTCGAGCGTAAGCCAAGCCGCTTCCGACACCGGCGCCGCCGCGCAGGAAGTCTTGCGCGCGGCGGGTCAGCTTTCCGAGCAGGCCGAGACGCTGCGTTCGGAAGTCGATAAGTTCGTTGAGCAGGTACGGGCGGCTTAA
- a CDS encoding DUF4864 domain-containing protein — protein MSRLLSTFVLVIGFLLPHALAAKGPLTAEESAINTVIQAQLDAFRRHDAKAAFSYAAPGIQAKFRTAENFISMVATQYLPLYSPKRVEFLGLSQERGGVLQRLKVLGPDDREYVAYYPMERQPDGSWRIGGCFIEPAAGFDA, from the coding sequence ATGTCCCGTTTGCTGTCCACGTTCGTCCTTGTTATCGGGTTTCTGCTGCCGCACGCCCTTGCCGCCAAAGGGCCGCTTACGGCTGAGGAAAGTGCCATCAACACGGTCATCCAGGCCCAGCTCGACGCCTTCCGGCGCCACGATGCGAAGGCCGCGTTTTCGTATGCCGCTCCCGGCATTCAGGCAAAGTTCCGGACGGCGGAGAATTTCATCTCCATGGTCGCGACGCAGTACCTGCCGCTCTATAGCCCGAAGCGGGTCGAGTTTCTCGGCCTCTCGCAGGAAAGGGGCGGGGTCCTACAGCGATTGAAGGTGCTTGGGCCGGATGATCGGGAGTACGTCGCCTACTACCCGATGGAGCGGCAACCCGACGGCAGTTGGCGAATCGGCGGCTGCTTCATCGAACCGGCGGCTGGTTTCGACGCCTGA
- a CDS encoding MFS transporter, with protein MPDRKESPKRPAGFLRSVTAWCVYDWGNSTFPAIVLTFVFAPYFTQAVAADPMQGSAEWGRTISISALVIAVLSPILGAFSDKAGRRKPWLSAFSLLAILGVAGMWFVRPMTSDAWLALTLLAIANVGFELGAVFYNSMLPGFVPNRLLGRISGWGWGAGYAGGLVSLGIALLWLVQPETPPFGLDKAAAEHIRAVMLLAAIWFAFFALPIFLFTPDEPATGRPAGQVLREGLREIFGTLRTIRRYPAVAWFLLAHMLYIDGINTIFLFGGIYAAETFRMDMIEVLQFGIALNVTAGIGAAAFAWLDDWIGARRVIAIALVALLLTSVAILLTESKAWFWGFGLLLGTFFGPVQSASRSLMARLAPEGMHSQMFGLYSLTGKATAFLGPALFSLAVTLTASQRVGMATVLPFLVIGLLLLWFCVREPGRGEPLK; from the coding sequence TTGCCGGATAGGAAGGAAAGCCCCAAGAGACCGGCCGGATTCCTGCGTTCCGTCACGGCTTGGTGCGTCTATGACTGGGGAAACTCGACTTTCCCGGCAATCGTCCTCACCTTCGTTTTCGCCCCCTACTTCACCCAGGCCGTCGCCGCCGACCCGATGCAGGGTTCGGCCGAATGGGGGCGGACGATCAGCATCTCGGCCCTCGTCATCGCGGTCTTAAGCCCGATCCTCGGCGCCTTCTCCGACAAGGCCGGCCGTCGAAAGCCCTGGCTTTCCGCCTTCAGCCTGCTTGCGATCCTCGGCGTCGCCGGCATGTGGTTCGTGCGGCCGATGACGAGCGACGCGTGGCTCGCGCTTACCCTGCTTGCCATCGCCAATGTCGGTTTCGAGCTTGGCGCCGTCTTCTACAATTCCATGCTGCCTGGCTTCGTGCCCAACCGTTTGCTGGGGCGCATCTCAGGCTGGGGCTGGGGAGCGGGCTACGCGGGCGGGCTGGTCAGCCTTGGCATCGCCCTTCTCTGGCTCGTGCAGCCGGAGACCCCGCCCTTCGGCCTCGACAAGGCAGCAGCCGAACACATCCGCGCGGTGATGCTGCTGGCCGCGATCTGGTTCGCCTTCTTTGCGCTCCCGATTTTCCTCTTCACGCCGGACGAGCCGGCAACGGGCCGCCCGGCGGGTCAAGTCCTGCGCGAGGGCTTGCGCGAAATTTTCGGCACCCTGCGGACGATCCGGCGCTACCCAGCCGTCGCCTGGTTCCTGCTCGCGCATATGCTTTATATCGACGGCATCAACACGATCTTCCTGTTCGGCGGAATTTACGCCGCCGAGACGTTCCGGATGGACATGATCGAGGTGCTGCAGTTCGGAATTGCGCTGAACGTGACGGCCGGCATCGGCGCGGCGGCGTTTGCCTGGCTCGACGACTGGATCGGCGCGCGACGCGTCATCGCCATCGCCCTGGTCGCATTGCTCCTGACGTCGGTTGCCATTCTCCTCACGGAATCGAAGGCCTGGTTCTGGGGGTTTGGGCTTCTGCTCGGCACCTTCTTCGGCCCCGTGCAGTCGGCCAGCCGGTCGCTCATGGCCCGGCTTGCCCCGGAAGGCATGCATTCGCAGATGTTCGGCCTTTATTCCCTCACCGGCAAGGCGACGGCCTTCCTGGGACCGGCGTTGTTCAGCCTTGCCGTCACGCTTACGGCAAGCCAGCGCGTCGGCATGGCGACGGTCCTGCCGTTCCTGGTGATCGGGCTGCTTCTGCTCTGGTTTTGCGTGCGGGAGCCAGGGCGCGGCGAACCCCTAAAGTAG
- a CDS encoding MmgE/PrpD family protein — protein sequence MATIAERLAEFATDLDGNDVPVDVRARAKFLILDAVGIAFAATTFDFSEKTLQGLAAIAGQGNAPVIGRKERLPLRDAAVMNGFLIHGLDYDDTHVAGIVHPTASAFPAALAAATLAKASGREMLTAFILGIEASARIGAVAKGGFHYVGFHPTSLAGIFGCTLIAGKLFGLDAKALGMAQGIALSLASGSMEFLADGAWTKRLHPGWAAAAGLTAAMLAKHGFVGPREAYEGRFGLYKSHLGPEEAKCDYGLATADLGEVWELRNVATKPYPACHFAHACIDAALALREANKLQPEAIAHIQALVPKEVVKTVCEPLEKKRRPANGYEAQFSIPYLVAVAITRGHFGLAELEPPTLSDPATLALAGKVDYAVDPNSGFPKYFSGELRVTLQDGRVLSHREHKNRGCADRPLTVKEIRAKFQGNAALAIDAKKSAAILEAIETIESCPRAADLGEVLAG from the coding sequence ATGGCCACCATCGCGGAACGCTTAGCCGAATTCGCCACCGATCTCGACGGAAACGACGTGCCAGTGGATGTGCGCGCACGCGCAAAATTCCTCATCCTGGATGCGGTCGGGATCGCCTTCGCCGCAACGACCTTCGACTTTTCGGAAAAAACCCTGCAAGGGCTTGCCGCCATCGCCGGGCAAGGCAACGCCCCCGTCATCGGACGAAAGGAAAGGCTTCCGCTTCGCGACGCGGCGGTGATGAACGGCTTCCTGATCCACGGCCTCGACTACGACGACACCCACGTCGCCGGCATCGTCCACCCGACGGCAAGCGCCTTTCCTGCCGCGCTGGCCGCCGCCACTCTCGCAAAAGCCTCCGGGCGCGAAATGCTGACCGCCTTCATTCTCGGCATCGAGGCAAGCGCCCGCATCGGCGCCGTGGCGAAAGGCGGGTTTCATTACGTGGGGTTTCATCCAACCAGCCTTGCCGGCATCTTCGGCTGCACACTGATTGCCGGGAAACTTTTCGGTCTTGACGCCAAGGCGCTTGGCATGGCGCAAGGCATCGCGCTTAGCCTGGCCTCCGGCAGCATGGAATTCTTGGCCGACGGCGCCTGGACGAAAAGATTGCACCCGGGGTGGGCGGCGGCGGCTGGCCTAACCGCCGCGATGCTGGCGAAGCACGGCTTCGTCGGCCCGAGGGAAGCGTACGAAGGCCGTTTCGGCCTTTACAAATCCCATCTCGGGCCGGAGGAAGCGAAGTGCGATTATGGTCTTGCGACGGCGGACTTGGGCGAGGTGTGGGAGCTTCGCAACGTCGCGACGAAGCCCTACCCGGCCTGCCATTTCGCCCACGCCTGCATCGACGCGGCCCTTGCCTTGCGCGAAGCCAACAAGCTGCAACCGGAAGCGATCGCGCATATCCAAGCCCTGGTGCCCAAGGAAGTCGTGAAAACCGTTTGCGAACCGCTTGAGAAGAAGCGAAGGCCCGCGAACGGGTACGAAGCCCAGTTCAGCATTCCCTACCTCGTCGCCGTCGCCATCACACGCGGGCATTTCGGCCTGGCCGAACTGGAGCCTCCGACGCTGTCGGACCCGGCGACCCTCGCGCTGGCCGGCAAGGTCGACTACGCGGTTGACCCGAATTCCGGTTTTCCGAAGTATTTCTCGGGCGAACTGCGCGTCACATTGCAGGACGGGCGGGTGCTTTCCCACCGCGAACATAAAAACCGGGGTTGCGCGGATCGCCCTCTAACGGTGAAAGAAATTCGCGCGAAGTTTCAGGGGAACGCGGCGCTGGCCATCGACGCGAAGAAGAGCGCGGCGATCCTCGAAGCGATCGAAACCATCGAGTCCTGCCCGCGCGCCGCCGACCTCGGTGAAGTCCTTGCCGGATAG
- a CDS encoding M23 family metallopeptidase — MSRETPNTLLPSDPAMPPLPRLASPVPNPVIRKRDAQGEGHFGAARNGGKRKHQGVDLVAAAGTPVTSAVSGVVTRIGWPYRNDSHYRYVEVTMEAGLIVRHFYVSPTVKMREPVEAGKTRLGTVQDLTRRYPGITNHLHLELRQAVQDHRADGEAAHRYDAYPVIDPTPLLPMQA, encoded by the coding sequence ATGTCCCGCGAAACCCCGAATACCCTGCTTCCTTCCGACCCCGCCATGCCGCCGCTTCCGCGCTTGGCAAGCCCAGTGCCGAACCCGGTGATCCGGAAACGGGACGCACAGGGCGAAGGCCATTTCGGCGCCGCCCGGAACGGTGGCAAGCGAAAGCATCAGGGGGTTGACCTTGTTGCCGCCGCGGGCACGCCAGTCACCAGCGCGGTGAGCGGCGTCGTCACCCGTATCGGTTGGCCCTACCGGAACGATTCCCACTACCGTTACGTGGAGGTGACGATGGAAGCGGGCCTTATCGTCCGCCATTTCTACGTGAGCCCGACCGTCAAGATGCGCGAGCCGGTCGAGGCCGGAAAAACCCGCCTCGGTACGGTGCAAGACCTTACCCGGCGCTACCCCGGAATCACCAACCACCTTCACCTCGAACTGCGCCAAGCCGTTCAAGACCATCGCGCGGACGGTGAAGCTGCGCACCGCTACGACGCCTATCCCGTTATCGACCCCACCCCTTTGCTTCCTATGCAGGCTTGA
- the dusA gene encoding tRNA dihydrouridine(20/20a) synthase DusA: MTAMEKNLDRRLSVAPMMDRTDRYQRSFLRRITRRTLLYTEMVTADAVLHGDRARLLAFDEEEQPLALQLGGSEPSALAAAARIGEAFGYDEINLNVGCPSDRVQRGRFGACLMAEPERVAAIVCAMRDVVAVPVTVKTRIGVDAHDDYEFLARFVSLVAAAGCATFIVHARKAYLQGLSPKENRTVPPLRYEVVYRLKTDFPDLEIVLNGGVETLEAAEDHLRQVDGVMIGRAAYENPYLLVEADRRFFGDAAPPPVREAVVLAMLPYLEAKVAAGVPLSRMTRHLLGLFNGIAGARAWRRCLTEEAFRADAGPEIVTKALRAMGQPETRAATAL; this comes from the coding sequence ATGACCGCGATGGAAAAAAATCTCGACCGGCGCCTTTCCGTGGCGCCGATGATGGATCGGACGGATCGCTACCAGCGCTCTTTCCTCCGGCGCATCACGCGGCGCACGCTTCTCTATACGGAAATGGTGACGGCGGACGCCGTCCTGCACGGGGATCGCGCGCGCCTTCTCGCCTTCGATGAGGAAGAGCAGCCGCTTGCGCTTCAACTCGGCGGTTCCGAGCCAAGCGCCCTCGCCGCCGCCGCCCGCATCGGCGAGGCCTTCGGCTATGACGAGATCAATCTTAACGTCGGCTGTCCGAGCGACCGCGTTCAACGCGGCCGCTTCGGCGCCTGCCTGATGGCGGAGCCCGAGCGCGTCGCCGCTATCGTTTGCGCGATGCGGGACGTCGTTGCGGTCCCGGTCACGGTCAAGACCCGGATCGGGGTGGACGCGCACGACGATTACGAATTCCTGGCCCGCTTCGTAAGCCTAGTCGCCGCCGCGGGCTGTGCAACTTTCATCGTGCACGCCCGCAAGGCCTATCTCCAGGGCCTAAGCCCGAAGGAGAACCGTACCGTCCCACCGCTTCGCTACGAGGTGGTCTATCGGCTGAAGACGGATTTTCCGGATTTGGAGATCGTTCTCAACGGCGGCGTCGAGACGCTGGAGGCGGCGGAAGATCATCTCCGCCAGGTGGACGGCGTCATGATCGGCCGGGCGGCGTACGAGAACCCTTATCTTTTGGTGGAAGCGGATCGTCGCTTCTTCGGTGACGCGGCCCCGCCGCCCGTCCGCGAGGCGGTGGTTCTGGCCATGCTGCCCTACCTCGAAGCGAAGGTCGCGGCGGGGGTGCCCTTAAGCCGGATGACGCGGCATCTCTTGGGGCTTTTCAATGGGATAGCGGGGGCTCGCGCCTGGCGCCGATGTCTGACGGAAGAAGCTTTCCGCGCCGATGCCGGCCCGGAAATCGTGACCAAGGCCCTGCGCGCGATGGGGCAGCCGGAAACGCGGGCCGCGACCGCTCTTTAG
- a CDS encoding iron-sulfur cluster assembly accessory protein gives MEQKAPLTITDTAAARVKDLLARRQEKPVLGLRLGVTNAGCSGHSYRLEYAEEVIPGDETLKDKGVTIFIEPAALMFLIGSEIDYVEDKFQSGFVFRNPNATGTCGCGESFSV, from the coding sequence ATGGAACAAAAGGCCCCTCTAACGATTACGGATACCGCCGCCGCACGGGTCAAGGATTTGTTGGCACGGCGGCAGGAGAAGCCCGTTCTTGGCCTGCGGCTTGGCGTCACCAACGCCGGCTGCTCCGGCCATTCCTACAGGCTGGAATATGCGGAGGAGGTCATTCCCGGCGACGAGACCCTGAAGGACAAGGGCGTGACGATCTTCATCGAGCCGGCGGCCCTCATGTTCCTGATCGGCAGCGAGATCGATTACGTCGAGGACAAGTTCCAGTCGGGCTTCGTTTTCCGCAACCCCAACGCCACCGGCACTTGCGGCTGCGGAGAATCCTTCAGCGTCTGA
- the sufT gene encoding putative Fe-S cluster assembly protein SufT, translated as MTEDGVLTLQRDCDATLIPAGTKVELQAGTPVTITQALGGSYTVAVHGNLARIDGKDADALGLEAAGAAAPSAAPEADGEANEEAIWEQLRTCYDPEIPINIVELGLIYNCKTTALEGNGGSRVEVTMTLTAPGCGMGDILAEDVRQKLLSVPNVKEAQVEVVFDPPWDQSRMSEAAKLEVGLL; from the coding sequence ATGACGGAAGATGGCGTCCTCACTCTGCAGCGGGACTGCGACGCGACCCTCATTCCGGCCGGCACGAAGGTCGAACTGCAGGCCGGTACGCCGGTGACGATTACCCAGGCGCTGGGCGGCTCCTATACGGTCGCCGTGCACGGCAACCTGGCGCGCATCGACGGCAAGGACGCCGACGCCCTCGGGCTGGAGGCGGCAGGCGCTGCGGCACCGTCGGCCGCTCCCGAGGCAGACGGCGAGGCGAACGAAGAGGCAATCTGGGAGCAGCTGCGGACCTGCTACGACCCGGAAATTCCCATTAACATTGTCGAATTAGGTCTTATCTATAATTGCAAGACGACGGCCCTCGAAGGAAACGGGGGAAGCCGGGTCGAGGTCACGATGACCCTGACCGCGCCGGGCTGCGGGATGGGCGACATCTTGGCGGAGGACGTCCGTCAGAAGTTGTTGAGTGTGCCGAACGTCAAGGAGGCGCAGGTCGAAGTTGTTTTCGACCCGCCTTGGGATCAGAGTAGAATGTCGGAGGCCGCCAAGCTTGAAGTCGGCCTTCTCTAG
- the sufU gene encoding Fe-S cluster assembly sulfur transfer protein SufU — protein sequence MFDLKELYQEVIIDHSKRPRHFGGLEGANREAEGFNPLCGDRLTLRLTVQDGIVKNAAFEGAGCAISTASASLMTDMVIGKTEAEANDLFRRFQELITRKEPPTTDELLELEKLAALAGVRAFPARVKCATLAWHTLAAALNRQTEAVKTE from the coding sequence ATGTTCGATCTGAAAGAACTTTACCAAGAGGTCATCATTGATCACAGCAAGCGGCCGCGGCATTTCGGCGGGCTGGAAGGCGCAAACCGCGAGGCGGAAGGGTTCAATCCCCTTTGCGGCGACCGGCTTACCCTGCGGCTGACCGTGCAGGACGGGATCGTGAAGAACGCCGCCTTCGAAGGTGCCGGCTGCGCCATTTCGACAGCATCGGCCTCGCTGATGACGGACATGGTGATCGGCAAGACGGAAGCGGAGGCAAACGACTTGTTCCGGCGCTTCCAGGAACTTATCACGCGGAAAGAGCCGCCGACGACGGACGAGCTGCTTGAGCTTGAGAAGCTCGCCGCCCTTGCCGGCGTCCGCGCGTTTCCCGCCCGCGTCAAATGCGCAACCCTTGCCTGGCACACCCTGGCGGCGGCGCTGAACCGGCAGACCGAAGCCGTGAAGACCGAATAG